One Ficedula albicollis isolate OC2 chromosome Z, FicAlb1.5, whole genome shotgun sequence DNA window includes the following coding sequences:
- the C9 gene encoding complement component C9 isoform X2, translated as MRIMHVVLQLIAILWNVETATSILGESRRGTRELNDPSPIDCKLSSWSAWGPCDPCTNQRFRSRRIERFGQFGGKACLEALGDTQTCKTSEVCPEEPEPDCGTDFQCSSGRCIKRRLVCNVDNDCGDYSDEDDCESDPRPPCRNHDIDVSEVGRTAGHGINVLGMQPMASPFDNDFFNGLCERVRDGNTRTYYRKPWNVAVLTYDTKADKSFSSVYYHDRVKMLQEIYIEKEKHFSADVSLKYTPTDGSNKNGSEGNFKYDYRKNYTFSSILQSFKERNQTFLHVKGQIQLGRFQIRSRDVRLTDSFLDDLKFLPAEYDKGEYFKFLEDYGTHYAVSGTVGGRYELVYVLDNHAMSQRGITVEDVKKCLGYHLDANIAYKSIQANFNVDSGKCESIHQKDKSEMNDNAVIDDVLSLVEGGQIDFSVKIKEMLLRGSKAVDVEDYIQWAKSLVDAPVVIQQRPSPIHTLVPVKMRDAYLKKQNLERAIEDYITEYSVCKCEPCKNGGTLVLVDGVCMCLCSSYFKGIACQIPKSTLVKVVTDGGWSCWSAWSTCINGESTRTRQCNNPAPGPDGRPCQGEGIEKRPCEEGK; from the exons ATGAGAATCATGCACGTTGTTCTGCAGCTTATAGCCATACTATGGAATGTAGAGACAGCTACCTCAATTTTGGGAGAAAGCAGAAG GGGAACGAGGGAACTGAATGATCCATCTCCAATAGACTGCAAACTGAGCAGCTGGAGCGCGTGGGGGCCCTGCGACCCATGCACCAATCAAAGG TTTCGCTCCAGACGTATTGAAAGATTCGGGCAGTTTGGTGGAAAAGCATGCCTGGAGGCCCTAGGAGACACACAGACCTGTAAAACCAGTGAAGTCTGTCCTGAAGAACCAGAACCAGACTGTGGTACTGACTTTCAGTGCAGTTCAG GTCGATGCATAAAGCGAAGACTTGTGTGCAATGTAGATAATGACTGTGGAGACTATTCTGATGAGGATGACTGTGAATCTGACCCACGACCACCGTGCCGAAACCATGATATTGATGTGTCTGAAGTTGGCAGGACTGCAGGACATGG AATCAATGTTTTAGGGATGCAGCCAATGGCCAGCCCATTTGACAATGACTTTTTCAATGGTCTTTGTGAACGGGTACGTGATGGCAACACACGGACATACTACCGCAAACCATGGAATGTGGCTGTCCTCACTTACGAT ACAAAAGCAGACAAAAGTTTTTCATCTGTTTACTACCATGATCGTGTGAAAATGTTACAAGAGATTTAcatagaaaaagagaaacacttTAGTGCTGACGTGTCTCTGAAATACACACCTACTGATGGAAGTAACAAAAATGGTTCAGAAGGAAATTTCAAGTATGACTACAGAAAGAACTATACATTTAGTTCCATTCTGCAAAGCTTCAAAGAAAGG AACCAAACATTTCTGCATGTAAAAGGACAGATTCAGCTGGGAAGGTTCCAAATTCGGAGTCGTGATGTTCGTCTCACAGATAGTTTCCTTGATGATTTAAAATTTCTGCCTGCTGAATATGACAAGGGGGAGTATTTCAAATTCCTGGAAGATTATGGAACTCACTACGCGGTCTCTGGAACTGTAGGAGGAAGATACGAACTTGTTTATGTACTGGATAATCATGCTATGTCTCAACGAG GAATCACTGTAGAAGATGTGAAAAAATGCCTTGGATATCACTTAGATGCCAATATTGCATATAAAAGTATACAAGCCAATTTTAATGTTGATAGTGGTAAATGTGAAAGTATTCATCAGAAGGACAAAT cagaaatgaatGATAATGCTGTCATTGATGATGTCCTTTCCTTAGTTGAGGGGGGGCAGATTGACTTTTCAgttaaaatcaaagaaatgtTACTACGAGGATCCAAAGCAGTTGATGTAGAGGATTACATACAGTGGGCTAAATCTTTGGTTGATGCTCCAGTAGTGATACAGCAACGG CCTTCTCCAATACATACACTTGTTCCAGTTAAGATGAGAGATgcatatttaaagaaacaaaatttggaAAGAGCAATTGAAGACTACATTACCGAATACAGTGTTTGCAAATGTGAACCCTGTAAAAACGGAGGCACCCTTGTGCTGGTAGATGGAGTCTGTATGTGCCTGTGCTCAAGTTATTTTAAGGGAATTGCTTGTCAAATTCCCAAATCTACACTAGTGAAAG TTGTGACTgatggaggctggagctgtTGGAGCGCCTGGTCTACCTGCATCAATGGAGAGAGCACTCGAACTCGCCAGTGTAATAACCCTGCACCAGGACCTGATGGCAGACCATGCCAGGGAGAAGGCATTGAAAAACGGCCCTGTGAAGAAGGGAAATAG
- the C9 gene encoding complement component C9 isoform X1, producing the protein MRIMHVVLQLIAILWNVETATSILGESRSSSEKAFHRGTRELNDPSPIDCKLSSWSAWGPCDPCTNQRFRSRRIERFGQFGGKACLEALGDTQTCKTSEVCPEEPEPDCGTDFQCSSGRCIKRRLVCNVDNDCGDYSDEDDCESDPRPPCRNHDIDVSEVGRTAGHGINVLGMQPMASPFDNDFFNGLCERVRDGNTRTYYRKPWNVAVLTYDTKADKSFSSVYYHDRVKMLQEIYIEKEKHFSADVSLKYTPTDGSNKNGSEGNFKYDYRKNYTFSSILQSFKERNQTFLHVKGQIQLGRFQIRSRDVRLTDSFLDDLKFLPAEYDKGEYFKFLEDYGTHYAVSGTVGGRYELVYVLDNHAMSQRGITVEDVKKCLGYHLDANIAYKSIQANFNVDSGKCESIHQKDKSEMNDNAVIDDVLSLVEGGQIDFSVKIKEMLLRGSKAVDVEDYIQWAKSLVDAPVVIQQRPSPIHTLVPVKMRDAYLKKQNLERAIEDYITEYSVCKCEPCKNGGTLVLVDGVCMCLCSSYFKGIACQIPKSTLVKVVTDGGWSCWSAWSTCINGESTRTRQCNNPAPGPDGRPCQGEGIEKRPCEEGK; encoded by the exons ATGAGAATCATGCACGTTGTTCTGCAGCTTATAGCCATACTATGGAATGTAGAGACAGCTACCTCAATTTTGGGAGAAAGCAGAAG CTCTTCAGAAAAAGCTTTCCACAGGGGAACGAGGGAACTGAATGATCCATCTCCAATAGACTGCAAACTGAGCAGCTGGAGCGCGTGGGGGCCCTGCGACCCATGCACCAATCAAAGG TTTCGCTCCAGACGTATTGAAAGATTCGGGCAGTTTGGTGGAAAAGCATGCCTGGAGGCCCTAGGAGACACACAGACCTGTAAAACCAGTGAAGTCTGTCCTGAAGAACCAGAACCAGACTGTGGTACTGACTTTCAGTGCAGTTCAG GTCGATGCATAAAGCGAAGACTTGTGTGCAATGTAGATAATGACTGTGGAGACTATTCTGATGAGGATGACTGTGAATCTGACCCACGACCACCGTGCCGAAACCATGATATTGATGTGTCTGAAGTTGGCAGGACTGCAGGACATGG AATCAATGTTTTAGGGATGCAGCCAATGGCCAGCCCATTTGACAATGACTTTTTCAATGGTCTTTGTGAACGGGTACGTGATGGCAACACACGGACATACTACCGCAAACCATGGAATGTGGCTGTCCTCACTTACGAT ACAAAAGCAGACAAAAGTTTTTCATCTGTTTACTACCATGATCGTGTGAAAATGTTACAAGAGATTTAcatagaaaaagagaaacacttTAGTGCTGACGTGTCTCTGAAATACACACCTACTGATGGAAGTAACAAAAATGGTTCAGAAGGAAATTTCAAGTATGACTACAGAAAGAACTATACATTTAGTTCCATTCTGCAAAGCTTCAAAGAAAGG AACCAAACATTTCTGCATGTAAAAGGACAGATTCAGCTGGGAAGGTTCCAAATTCGGAGTCGTGATGTTCGTCTCACAGATAGTTTCCTTGATGATTTAAAATTTCTGCCTGCTGAATATGACAAGGGGGAGTATTTCAAATTCCTGGAAGATTATGGAACTCACTACGCGGTCTCTGGAACTGTAGGAGGAAGATACGAACTTGTTTATGTACTGGATAATCATGCTATGTCTCAACGAG GAATCACTGTAGAAGATGTGAAAAAATGCCTTGGATATCACTTAGATGCCAATATTGCATATAAAAGTATACAAGCCAATTTTAATGTTGATAGTGGTAAATGTGAAAGTATTCATCAGAAGGACAAAT cagaaatgaatGATAATGCTGTCATTGATGATGTCCTTTCCTTAGTTGAGGGGGGGCAGATTGACTTTTCAgttaaaatcaaagaaatgtTACTACGAGGATCCAAAGCAGTTGATGTAGAGGATTACATACAGTGGGCTAAATCTTTGGTTGATGCTCCAGTAGTGATACAGCAACGG CCTTCTCCAATACATACACTTGTTCCAGTTAAGATGAGAGATgcatatttaaagaaacaaaatttggaAAGAGCAATTGAAGACTACATTACCGAATACAGTGTTTGCAAATGTGAACCCTGTAAAAACGGAGGCACCCTTGTGCTGGTAGATGGAGTCTGTATGTGCCTGTGCTCAAGTTATTTTAAGGGAATTGCTTGTCAAATTCCCAAATCTACACTAGTGAAAG TTGTGACTgatggaggctggagctgtTGGAGCGCCTGGTCTACCTGCATCAATGGAGAGAGCACTCGAACTCGCCAGTGTAATAACCCTGCACCAGGACCTGATGGCAGACCATGCCAGGGAGAAGGCATTGAAAAACGGCCCTGTGAAGAAGGGAAATAG